DNA sequence from the Lycium barbarum isolate Lr01 chromosome 5, ASM1917538v2, whole genome shotgun sequence genome:
ACATTGGCTGAAGCCTGAAGGGTTGGTTGTCTGTCACCttttgagctagcttttggggttgagtagGCATAAAGAACATTTCTTATCATGATATTGGTGTCAAATCCATCCCTATTATCGTGTGTCTTGATGTTGGGCCCCAATGTTATGTTATGTTATCCATGCTCTAGTTGGCAGGCTTGGGTTGTGGGGTGTTAAGTGTCACACATTGGTTGAGGGATGAGTTGTTTGTCTCTTCATATGGTCTTGACAATCGTCACCCTTGAGCTAACTTTTGGGGTTGAGCTAGGCGCAATGCCCATTTCTGGCATCTAATAATTATAGAAATATGTTTTATAGGTcctctttttgtttgttttcaatATCACTCATTGTAATGTGTTTATGGACGCAAACCTTAAATGCAGAAACTGGAGAAGTTTATACATGGGGTTGGAAGGAATGCATTCCTTCTGGAAAGTTTCTTGGGGAGCCAGCAGCAGACAAGGAGGTAAGCGACGGGCAGAGTTCATTCCCGGGACAGCAAGGTATTTTGGGATTGGCTTCACTGTCAAAAAGAAGCACAATCTGCTATTTACATTTTACAGAGTAATATTTTGAAGATTAACTTTATCACAGTAAGCCCTCACCCCCAGGGATCGAGATCCACGGTAGGAGCAGCATCTAGTGTAGAGACTAGAGGGGGAGAGGATGGTGGAAAACGAAGACGGGTATCGTCAGCTAAGCAACAAGCTGAAAGCTCATCCTCAGGCAATGAAGGTCTCTCAGCATTGCCATGTTTAGTTGGACTGAATCCAGGGGTGCGAATTGTCAGTGTAGCAGCTGGTGGGCGGCATACACTGGCATTATCAGGTAATTTTGTATGTCTTAGATAAACTTGCTTCAACACATCATACAATTGTCTTTAGGTTAACCTTTTTAAAAACCTTTTTGGGCTTTGGATTGATCCAAAAACAACTTTTTTGTGCAACCTAGTGTATATTCATAGAAGTTGTTAGCCTGGAGCAGAATTTGTGTACATTGCCCTTTATGAATTGTATAATTACATTGTTAAAGATTTCAAAGAAGGAtaacattttcttttctttttccatttagATATAGGACAAGTATGGGGTTGGGGCTATGGAGGGGAAGGACAGCTTGGCCTAGGCTCCAGGGTTCGAATGGTGTCCTCCCCACATCTTGTGCTGTGCATTGATTCTTCATCTTCGCCAAAGGACAGAGCTATGGGCCTTTCTCATGGATGTCCAGGATCAGACGGACAAGGCCTCAGAGTTCCTGGGAATTATGTCAAGAGAATTGCCTGTGGGGGCCGACACAGTGCAGTAATTACAGGTTTGTATTCTGGTTCTTGTGTAGGTAACTGGTTTATCAATCAGTTGGGTATACCTAACATTTCAGCACTAGCTTATTTCAACGAACATTGGTTATCACTTATGAACGTGTCTACTTCATGTCGAATATGCATGTCCATTCTTCATATGAGTGATGTTTTCGTCTTTCTAGGTGTTTCTCTATTGGGACATTATCATATAATATAGCTTTCCTCTTGCAGTCCTATAATTTACTTCTACAATACTTTCTACTTATAATTTATTGCTGCTGAATTTTAAGGCAGATGCTGGAGCGCTGTTAACTTTCGGTTGGGGATTGTATGGACAGGTGAGTATCTTGCGATCAGTGTATTTCTATTCCGTAGTGAACTTAAGCACGTGAATCATTTAGTATAAACTATATTCTTGGTGAAACACTAAACATGTCTTTTTTCGTATGTTGTGCATACATCTATCATGTATGTATAAAATAATGTAATATATGCCCCTTGACGCTATTTTCTTGGAGCCCAATCGCACTGGACTTGAAGAAATTTGCATCCACTATGTTGTAGCATGATGATCTTTTGCACACTAGACACTTGAACACAACAAAACTTATGTATTTCGACCTCTTCCATAAGagaaaatgtgtgtgtgtgtgtgtgtatatattacCTAACAAGAGAAAGAAGACGGAATATGATGCTCTGAGCTCCTAATGCCAATGCCTAAAGTTCATTTCAATTTGAGAATTTGCCTAAAGGTGCTATGAACTTAGGGCATAGTAAATTAATGGTAACTGTAGGATCTCCCTACAACAATATATGATCATATGTTCCTTTTTGATGTATTAtgatattcttttatttattaaagAGTATATCAaggaaggggagccttggcgtaactggtaaagttgctaccatgtgaccaggaggtcacgggttcgagccgtggaaacagcctcttgcagaaatgcaaggtaaggctgcgtacaatagacccttgtggtccggcccttccccggaccccgcgcatagcgggagcttagtgcaccgggctgccctttttttttttttttatcaagcgTTGATGCTGCATTTTTCAGTGTGGTCAAGGGAGTACAGATGATGAGCTAAGTCCGATGTGTGTATCTTCATTACTTGGCATCGGAATAGAAAGTGTAGCAGCAGGGCTCTGGCACACTGTATGTGTTTCTGCTGATGgtgatgtatatgcatttggAGGGAATCAATTTGGGCAGTTAGGCACTGGTGCTGAGCAGGCTGAGGTACATTTCGAACTTTTGGCTCTTTCCCTTCCATCCAACCCTATAGCTCTGTTAGTACTGTTACAACTATTAAATATAAGAGGCTTTCAAAGTATGGGGAACATATCATACAGTGAAATGTGGTTTGCTTACTCAGAAATACTGGCTGAGTCTTATTGATCGGTTTTGTTCTGGCAAGGGTTGTAACCGTAAACTTTTAACGTAAGTGCACAGTAGGATGATTACCCCTTCAGTAGCTTTCCTACGTTATGGGCTAATACTAAGAGTGCTGCAGATCTTCAATCTAGTATTGAACTTTTACTTTTATCTATATCAGACACTACCTCGGCTTTTGGAAGCTCCAAGTTTGGAAAACATTCATGTGAAAGTTGTATCTTGTGGAGCACGACATACTGCCGTAGTCACAGGTATGGCTTCCTTCTAGAgtgtactctttctttttctttcttttgtttagCTCATCTAACCTTTCTGCTGTTTGTTTTATGAAGGTGATAGCAAAGTGTTTTGCTGGGGATGGAACAAGTATGGTCAGGTAGCTATAGGTTTATTCAGCATATTTCTCCTTGTAATCATAGTTTTTAGTCGTGTGCCTCAAGAATGCAGCTTGCTTTATATGTTCTTTTTGCAGATTCTTATTTAGCGATGTGCCAGTTTGTTAAGTTCATTTGCTTGGCATTCTACAAGTGTATAGTCTAATAAACAAATGAATTCATTCATCTTTTTGCAGCTTGGACTGGGCGATGTGATTGACCGGAGTATTCCATCCCAGGTCTCAAT
Encoded proteins:
- the LOC132640350 gene encoding ultraviolet-B receptor UVR8 isoform X2, translated to MNGSEGEAGSVKMEIVEKEKIVYMWGYLPGATPQRSPLLSPIVVRVPQQGIVAGNYSWKDVCGGGCGFAMAISDSGKLITWGSTDDLGQCYVTSGKHGEIPEPFPLPDEISIVKAAAGWAHCVAVTETGEVYTWGWKECIPSGKFLGEPAADKEVSDGQSSFPGQQVSPHPQGSRSTVGAASSVETRGGEDGGKRRRVSSAKQQAESSSSGNEGLSALPCLVGLNPGVRIVSVAAGGRHTLALSDIGQVWGWGYGGEGQLGLGSRVRMVSSPHLVLCIDSSSSPKDRAMGLSHGCPGSDGQGLRVPGNYVKRIACGGRHSAVITGRCWSAVNFRLGIVWTDDELSPMCVSSLLGIGIESVAAGLWHTVCVSADGDVYAFGGNQFGQLGTGAEQAETLPRLLEAPSLENIHVKVVSCGARHTAVVTGDSKVFCWGWNKYGQLGLGDVIDRSIPSQVSIDGHVPTNVACGWWHTLLLAESAT
- the LOC132640350 gene encoding ultraviolet-B receptor UVR8 isoform X1, with protein sequence MNGSEGEAGSVKMEIVEKEKIVYMWGYLPGATPQRSPLLSPIVVRVPQQGIVAGNYSWKDVCGGGCGFAMAISDSGKLITWGSTDDLGQCYVTSGKHGEIPEPFPLPDEISIVKAAAGWAHCVAVTETGEVYTWGWKECIPSGKFLGEPAADKEVSDGQSSFPGQQVSPHPQGSRSTVGAASSVETRGGEDGGKRRRVSSAKQQAESSSSGNEGLSALPCLVGLNPGVRIVSVAAGGRHTLALSDIGQVWGWGYGGEGQLGLGSRVRMVSSPHLVLCIDSSSSPKDRAMGLSHGCPGSDGQGLRVPGNYVKRIACGGRHSAVITDAGALLTFGWGLYGQCGQGSTDDELSPMCVSSLLGIGIESVAAGLWHTVCVSADGDVYAFGGNQFGQLGTGAEQAETLPRLLEAPSLENIHVKVVSCGARHTAVVTGDSKVFCWGWNKYGQLGLGDVIDRSIPSQVSIDGHVPTNVACGWWHTLLLAESAT
- the LOC132640350 gene encoding ultraviolet-B receptor UVR8 isoform X3, which produces MNGSEGEAGSVKMEIVEKEKIVYMWGYLPGATPQRSPLLSPIVVRVPQQGIVAGNYSWKDVCGGGCGFAMAISDSGKLITWGSTDDLGQCYVTSGKHGEIPEPFPLPDEISIVKAAAGWAHCVAVTETGEVYTWGWKECIPSGKFLGEPAADKEGSRSTVGAASSVETRGGEDGGKRRRVSSAKQQAESSSSGNEGLSALPCLVGLNPGVRIVSVAAGGRHTLALSDIGQVWGWGYGGEGQLGLGSRVRMVSSPHLVLCIDSSSSPKDRAMGLSHGCPGSDGQGLRVPGNYVKRIACGGRHSAVITDAGALLTFGWGLYGQCGQGSTDDELSPMCVSSLLGIGIESVAAGLWHTVCVSADGDVYAFGGNQFGQLGTGAEQAETLPRLLEAPSLENIHVKVVSCGARHTAVVTGDSKVFCWGWNKYGQLGLGDVIDRSIPSQVSIDGHVPTNVACGWWHTLLLAESAT